In Nocardioides sp. JS614, the sequence AGGTCGAGCTCGGCATCGACCCGGACGACATCGCCAGCCCCCTGCACGCGGCCTGGGCCTCGATGCTCGCCTTCACGATCGGCGCGCTGCTGCCGCTGCTGTCGATCACCCTGGCGTCCGCCGAGACCCGCGTGCCGCTCACGGTCGGCGTCGTGGTGCTGGCCCTGGCGATCACCGGGTGGGCCAGCGCCCGCCTCGGGTACAGCAGCCCGGCGCGGGCCGTGGCCCGCAACGTCGCGGGCGGCCTGTTCGCGATGGCCGTCACCTTCGCCATCGGCTCGGCGCTCGGCACCCAGATCTGACCGCGTCCGGCGTCTCGCCTTCGGCGCCCACGGGGCTGACCGTCCGACGGCGTGGCCGCGTCTGGCGCGTCGCCTTCGGCGCCACGCCGGCCGCGGGATCGCCCACGGGGTTGACCGTCCGACAATGTGGTTGCGGTCGGCGCTTGGCTGCGGACCGATGCTTGCGGACCCGATGCCTGTAGAGGGGCCGACTAGGTTGAGCGGGTGCGGATGTTCGTGGCGCTGGTGCCGCCGGCCGAGGCGGTCGAGCACCTGGACGCGTTCCTCGAGCCGCGGCGCTCGGCTGCGGCGTTCCGGTGGGCCGGTGTCGAGCAGCTGCACGTGACTGTGGCGTTCCTGGCCGAGGTCGAGGAGCGCCGGCTCGAGGACCTGGTCGAGCGGCTCGGGCGCGCGGCGGCCCGCCGGTCCGCGTTCGACACCGCGATCACGGGTGGCGGCGCGTTCCCGAACGTGGGGCGGGCCCGGGTGCTCTGGGCGGGCCTCGCGCTCGATGAGCACGGCCGCACCCAGCTCGACCGACTCGCCACCGGCTGTCGGACCGCCGCCAACCGGGCCGGCGTCCCGGTCGACGGGCAGCGCTTCCGGCCGCACCTCACCGTCGCCAGGATCGCGCACCCCACGGAGGCGACCAGCTGGGTCCGGCTCCTCGACGGGTACGCCGGACCCGCATGGCGGGCCGACCGGGTCGAGCTGGTGGCGTCGTACCTCGGCGAGGGCCCGCGCGGGCGGCCGCGCTACGAGACGGTCGCCGAGCTGGAGCTCGCCGGGTAGCCGGCGTCAGGCCGTCTCGGGGGTGGCGCCCAGCTTGCGCAGCGCCTCCCGCAGGGCGGCGTCGGGCCGCTCTCCGCCGTCGCGGAGCTGAGCGAGCACGTCCGGTGGGAGCTCGTCGAGGCCGCGTACCTCCTCGTGCAGGCGCTCCATCGTCGCGTCGAGGGCGTACGCCGTCTCCGCGGCGTCGTGCAGCCGCTCGAGCAGCTCGGCGGGGACCTCGCGGCGGTACTTGTAGTAGATCTTGTGCTCGAGGCTGGCCCAGAAGTCCATCGCGATCGTGCGGAACTGCACCTCGACGAGCACGGGAACCGGCCCCTCCGAGAGGAAGACCGGCACCTCGACCAGCGCGTGCAGGCTGCGGTAGCCGTTGGGCTTGGGCGTGGCGATGTAGTCGCGCACCTCGACCGTCGAGACGTCCTCCTGCTCCACGAGCATGTCGAAGACCCGGTAGACGTCGGAGACGAAGCTGCAGACGACCCGGACCCCGGCGATGTCGGTGACCGTCGCTCGGATCTGGTCGAACGACGGCCGCTCGTCGAGGACCAGGCCCTTGCGGAGCATCTTCTCCACGAGGCTCTCGGGCGACTTCAGGCGCGAGGACACCGACTCGATCGGGTTGTAGTCGCGCAGGTGCGTGAACTCGTCGCGCAGGATGGTCAGCTTCGTGACGATCTCGTCCATGCCGAACCGGTGCTCGAGCATGAACCGCCGGAGGTCCTCGCCGCCCTGGCCGCTCCCCGCCTCGGTCACGTGTCCAGCGTACGGACGTGCGTCGGGCGCCGTTCAACGGCCCTGGCCGCCGGAACCGGTGCCGTCCTGGGCATCCCACGGACGTTCCTGGCGGCTCGGGTGGCCGCCGTCACCCGGGACGTCGGGACGCGCGGGTCGTTGGACGGGCATGACTGACGACGACGAGCGCCTCGGCCGCCCCGACGGGCACCGGTACGACGCCCCCGAGTCCGAGGAGACCCGCGCCGGCAAGGAGTGGGTCTACGCCGTGCTCGGGGTCCTGGTCCTCGTGCTGCTGATCCTGATCGCAACCGGCAAGGTGCAGATCTTCCCCAGCTAGCGCTGCGGGGCGGCGCGGGGTTGGTTTCCCCGGTTAACCGGGGATACCGGAACTGTTGGGCCGAAACTTCGGGCCAACAGTTCCAACTTCCCCGGTTAACCGGGGAAACCGCCCGGGCGTCAGCCGACGATGCCGTAGAGCCGGTCGCCGGCGTCTCCGAGACCGGGGACGATGTAGCCCTTCTCGTTGAGCCGCTCGTCCATCGCCGCAGTGACGATCGTGACCGGGACGTCGAGGCCGTCGAGCTCCTGCTCCAGGCGGGCGCAGCCCTCGGGCGCGGCGAGCAGGCAGATCGCGGTGATGTGGTCGGCGCCGCGGTCGGTGAGGAAGCGGATCGCCGCGGCGAGGGTGCCGCCGGTGGCGAGCATCGGGTCCAGGACGTAGCACTGGCGCCCGGAGAGGTCCTCGGGCAGGCGCTCGGCGTACGTCGATGCCTGCAGCGTCTCCTCGTTGCGGATCATCCCGAGGAAGCCGACCTCCGCGGTGGGCAGCAGCCGCATCATCCCGTCCAGCATCCCCAGTCCCGCCCGGAGGATCGGCACCACGAGCGGCCGCGGCTTGGCCAGCTGGACGCCGGTGGTCGGGGAGACCGGGGTGACCACGTCGATGGGCTCGACCCGGACGTCGCGGGTGGCCTCGTAGGCCAGCAGCGTGACCAGCTCGTCGGCGAGCCGTCGGAACGTCGGCGAGTCGGTCTCCTCGTTCCGCAGGTGGGTCAGCTTGTGGGCGACGAGGGGGTGGTCGACGACGTGCGTACGCATGCTCCAGACCCTAGTGGAGCCAGGCCGGTGACAGGCCGAAAGGGGGTTGGCCGCACCCGTCTGGTCTGACACCCTGGAGAGCGACGGACTGGACGCAACGGTGCGGACGGAGGTAGGACATGGCCGACCAGGTCGACGGGATCGACTTCGCCCTCGCCGCCTACCGGGAGGGCGGCGCCTGGACCGTCCAGGAGCTCGCCCACGACGTCCTCGAGGACATCGACACCCTCTCCGCCGCGCTGCGCCGCTTCCCCGGGGACGGGGGAGCGGTCGGGATGGTCGCGATCGAGGAGGACTTCTTCGTCGTGGTCCGCGTCGCGGGGCCGACCACCCGGGTCCTGCTCTCCGACATCACCGCCGCCGACGAGTGGGAGCTGGCCAGCTCCGCCGTCGAGTTCCTCGGCCTGCCGCTGCCCGAGGACGAGGACGACCCGGTCCCCGCGGGCGACCTGGACCTGCTCGGCGACCTCGGCATGCACGCCATGGACATGGGCGTCCTGCTCGACGACATCGATCTCTACCCCGACGAGATGCTCTCCGACGTCGCGCGGCGGCTGGGCTTCGGCAAGCTGTTCGACGACGCCGTCGGCCTCACCTCCGCGTGACCACCGGCCACTGGGACGGCCCGATGCGGACCGCCCTCGACGAGGCACGCGCCGCCCTGGCGTCCGGAGACGTGCCGATCGGCGCGGTGGTGCTGGACCCGGACGGTACGCCGGTGGCGCGCGGTCGCAACGTGCGCGAGGCCGACCACGACCCCACCGGGCATGCCGAGGTGGTGGCGCTCCGCGCGGCCGCGCGCGCCCGGGGCGAGTGGCGGCTCGAGGGGCACACCCTCGTCGTCACCCTCGAGCCGTGCACCATGTGCGCCGGCGCCGCCGTGCTGAGCCGGGTCGAGCGGATCGTGTTCGGCGCCTGGGACCCCAAGGCCGGAGCCGTCGGCAGCCTCTGGGACGTGGTCCGCGACCGCCGCCTCAACCACCGGCCCGAGGTCATCAGCGGCGTGCTCGCCGAGGAGTCGGCCGGGCTCCTCGAGGACTTCTTCCTCACTCAGCGCTGAGTCCGGCGCCGCGGGGGGCACTGCGGTCATGATCTGACCTGATGCACTCCTACCGTGGCGCCATGGACTACAAGATCGAGCTCATCCCCCTCGCCGTTCGCGACGTCGACCGGTCGATCGCCTTCTACGGCGACTCCCTCGGTTGGAGCGTCGACCACGATCAGACCGTCTCGCCGACGCTGCGGTTCGTGCAGGTGACGCCACCCGGCTCGGCCTGCTCGATCTGCTTCGGCGTCGGGCTCGAGATGATGCCGGCCGGTTCGTCGCAGTTCATCCAGGTCGTGGTCGCCGACGCGGACGCCGCCCTCGCCGAGCTGCGGGAGCGCGGTGTCGGGTGCGAGGGGGTCGACGACCAGCCGTGGGGGCGCTTCGTGTACTTCCAGGACCCCGACGGCAACCGGTGGGCGCTCCAGCAGGTCGTCCGGCCGTCCTGACCTCGCGGAGGCGTTCGGTCGAGCCGGTCAGTCGCCGCTCGGCTCCTCGTCGCCGGCGTGCTCGGTGCCGGGCGCGCCCTCCTCGGCGGTCTCCGGCGGACCTTCGGTGCGGGTCTCGGGCTCCTCGGTCGCGGACATGATGGCGGCGATCTCCTGCCGGTCCCGCGCCGACGGGAACCCCCACCCGGGGTCGTAGCCGTACACCTCGTCGAGGAGCCGGCCGTCGGAGAGGTTGTCGAGGATCTCGACGTCGTGGGGGCCGATCAGCCCCGGGTGCTCGACCCCGCAGGTCTCGGCGACCTTGAGCAGGTCGCGCCGCAGGGTGCGCACGTAGTTGGCGACGCGTCCGGACTTCTCGACCGGGTCGAGGCCGTGGGCCAACCACGGGTTCTGGGTCGCGACGCCGGTCGGGCACTCGCCGGTATGGCACTTCTGCGCCTGGATGCACCCGACGGCGAGCATCGCCTCACGGGCCACGTTGACCAGGTCGGCGCCCAGGGCGAAGGCGACGACCGCGTTGTCGGGCAGCCCGAGCTTGCCGGAGCCGATGAAGGTCACGTCCTCGTGGAGGCCGCGCCGGGCGAACTCGGCGTACACGCGCGCGAACCCGAGCCGGAACGGCAGTGACACCGCGTCGGTGAAGATCAGCGGGGAGGCTCCGGTCCCGCCCTCGCCGCCGTCGATCGTGACGAAGTCGACGCCGCGCTGGCCCTTGGCCATCTCCTCGGTGAGGTCTCGCCAGAACCCGAGGTCGCCCACCGCCGACTTGATCCCGACCGGCAGCCCGGTCTCGTCCGCGAGCAGCTCGACGAAGTCGAGCAGCGAGTCCACGTCGTCGAACTCCGCGTGCCGCGACGGGCTCAGGCAGTCGAGACCGGCCGGGACCCCGCGCGTCGCGGCGATCTCCGCCGACACCTTGGCGGCCGGCAGGACGCCGCCGAGCCCGGGTTTGGCGCCCTGGCTGAGCTTGATCTCCAGGGCCCGGACCGGCGCCGACTCCACGAGGTCCTTGAGCCGCGGCAGGCTGAACCTGCCGTCGTCGTCGCGGCAGCCGAAGTACGCCGTACCGATCTGGAAGACCAGGTCGGCGCCCTGGCGGTGGTACGGCGACACCGCGCCCTCGCCGGTGTTGTGCAGGCACCCGGCCTCGGCCGCGCCCCGGTTGATCGCTTCGACGGCGTTGCCCGACAGCGACCCGAAGCTCATGCCCGACACGTTGACGACCGACGCCGGCCGGAACGCCCGCCGGCGCCCGCGCGGGCCGCCGAGGATCTTCGCCGAGGGCAGCCGAGCCTCCTGACCGACCGCGCCGTGGGTCGGGTAGGAGCGCCCGAACGTGCGGTGATGGACGATCACGTTGCCGGAGCTGTGCTCGAGGTCGTTGTCGGTGCCGAACCCGAAGTAGTTGTTCTGCAGCTTCGCCGAGGCGTAGACCCAGCGCCGCTGGTCCCGGCTGAAGGGCCGCTCCTCGTCGTTGCTCGCGACGATGTACTGCCGCAGCTCCGGTCCGAGCGCCTCCAGCCAGTACCGCGCGTGCCCGACCACCGGGAAGTTGCGCAGGATGGCGTGGCGTCGTTGCAGCAGGTCGTGGGCGGCGACCGCCCCGAGAGCAGCAGCGGGGAGCGCGGCGAGCGTCGTCTTCCTCATGTCGGGGCAGTACCCAACCGGCAGCGGGCGAGTCGGGACCTCGGGAGCCGCTTCGGCGATGATGTCGGGGTGAAACGTCAGCTCCCACGTCGACGCGACCTGGCTCCTCTGGTGCGGTTCCGTACCCCGGTGCTCTCCCCTCGCGGCCGCCGGCTCCGGGACGCGCTCACCATCGAGGACCTGCGCCGGGCGGCTCGCCGGCGCACGCCCCGGGCGGCGTTCGACTACACCGACGGCGCCGCCGACGACGAGATTTCGCTGGCGCGGGCGCGGCAGGCGTTCCGCGACGTGCAGTTCAATCCGGGGGTGCTCCGCGACGTCTCGTCGGTGGACACCTCCCGGGAGGTGCTGGGGGCTCGCGCGTCCCTCCCGTTCGGGATCGCGCCGACCGGGTTCACGCGGTTGATGCACACGGAGGGCGAGGTGGCCGGGGCAACAGCGGCAGCGGCGGCCGGCATCCCGTTCGCGCTCTCGACGATGGGGACGACCTCGATCGAGGACGTCGCCGCGGCAGCACCGAGCGGTCGCCACTGGTTCCAGCTGTACATGTGGAAGGACCGCGACCGCTCGATGGCACTGGTCGAGCGGGCGGCGCGAGCCGGGTTCGACGCCCTCCTCGTCACGGTCGACGTCCCGGTCGCGGGGGCCCGGCTGCGCGATGTCCGCAACGGGATGACGATCCCGCCGACCCTGACGCCTCGGACGGTGCTCGACGCAATTCCCCGGATGCGGTGGTGGTTCGATCTGCTCACCACCGAGCCCCTCGCGTTCGCGACGCTCGACTCCTGGTCCGGCACCGTCGCAGAACTGCTCGACACGATGTTCGACCCGACGGTGACGTTCGAGGACCTCGCCTGGATCAAGGAGCAGTGGCCCGGTCGGCTCGTGGTGAAGGGCATCCAGACGGTCGACGACGCGAGACGGGTCGCCGACCTCGGCGCCGACGCAGTCCTGTTGTCGAACCATGGCGGCCGACAGCTCGACCGTGCACCGATCCCGTTCCGCCTGCTGCCCGAGGTCGTCGCAGCGGTCGGACAGGATGTCGAGGTCCACCTCGACACCGGGATCATGTCGGGGCAGGACATCGTCGCGGCCCTCGCACACGGAGCCAGGTTCACCCTGGTCGGACGCGCCTATCTCTACGGGCTCATGGCCGGTGGCCGCGATGGCGTCGACCGCGCGGTCGAGATCCTCCGCAGCCAGGTGGAGCGGACCATGCGACTCCTCGGTGTTCGCTCGCTCGGCGATCTCGAGCCAGGTCATGTGACCCAGCTCGACCGGCTGGAGCCGCGCCGCCGATAACCCCGAGTTGTGGTACGTCGTTGCGCCGGGCGTGAATCGGTACGCCGCTGCCCTGGTCGTCGCCCTCTCCGCGCTGGTCGCACCGCCCGCCCATGCCGCATCCGCCCATGCCACGTCCGCCGCGCAGGAGGCCTGGTCTCCCCGCCCGGAGATCTACCCGGCGACCGTGACCCGCACCGACCTGGCGGTCCCGATGTCCGACGGCGTGGTCCTCCGCGGCGACCTGGTCCTGCCCGCCGGCGCCGACGGGCGGGCGGTCCGCGGCCGCTTCCCGGTGATCGTGACGATCACGGCCTACAACAAGACCGCGCTCTCGTCCGGGGGCGGGGTGGCGGGCGCGCCGCCGGCGTACCTGGTCCAGCGCGGGTACGCGCAGCTGACCGTCGACGCCCGCGGCACCGGCAGCTCCGAAGGGCAGTGGTCGGCGTTCGGGGCCCGGGAGAACGAGGACTCCGCCGAGGTCGTCGAGTGGGCACACTCGCGCAAGCGCCCCTGGAGTGACGGCCGGGTCGGGATGAGCGGCCCGATCACCGCGCGGCTGTACACCTCAAGCGTGAGCGGGGACGGGATGCTGTCGGTCTCGGTCTCCGACGTCGCGCCCGATGGCACCGTCAGCCGGCTGAGCTGAGCCGAGGCCGGGTCGTGTGCCCCACAACGCGCTATGGCGCGTTCTCAGGCACACGACCCGACGCGCCGCCCGCGCGCCCGATCGATTTCGTCGCCGCCGACGCGCTCCGGTACTCTCTGCGGCGGTGGCGTGTCCGAGCGGCCTAAGGAGAACGCCTCGAAAGCGTTTGTGGGTGCAAGCCCACCGAGGGTTCAAATCCCTCCGCC encodes:
- the thpR gene encoding RNA 2',3'-cyclic phosphodiesterase, which produces MFVALVPPAEAVEHLDAFLEPRRSAAAFRWAGVEQLHVTVAFLAEVEERRLEDLVERLGRAAARRSAFDTAITGGGAFPNVGRARVLWAGLALDEHGRTQLDRLATGCRTAANRAGVPVDGQRFRPHLTVARIAHPTEATSWVRLLDGYAGPAWRADRVELVASYLGEGPRGRPRYETVAELELAG
- a CDS encoding GTP pyrophosphokinase; this encodes MTEAGSGQGGEDLRRFMLEHRFGMDEIVTKLTILRDEFTHLRDYNPIESVSSRLKSPESLVEKMLRKGLVLDERPSFDQIRATVTDIAGVRVVCSFVSDVYRVFDMLVEQEDVSTVEVRDYIATPKPNGYRSLHALVEVPVFLSEGPVPVLVEVQFRTIAMDFWASLEHKIYYKYRREVPAELLERLHDAAETAYALDATMERLHEEVRGLDELPPDVLAQLRDGGERPDAALREALRKLGATPETA
- the upp gene encoding uracil phosphoribosyltransferase, which gives rise to MRTHVVDHPLVAHKLTHLRNEETDSPTFRRLADELVTLLAYEATRDVRVEPIDVVTPVSPTTGVQLAKPRPLVVPILRAGLGMLDGMMRLLPTAEVGFLGMIRNEETLQASTYAERLPEDLSGRQCYVLDPMLATGGTLAAAIRFLTDRGADHITAICLLAAPEGCARLEQELDGLDVPVTIVTAAMDERLNEKGYIVPGLGDAGDRLYGIVG
- a CDS encoding tRNA adenosine deaminase-associated protein is translated as MADQVDGIDFALAAYREGGAWTVQELAHDVLEDIDTLSAALRRFPGDGGAVGMVAIEEDFFVVVRVAGPTTRVLLSDITAADEWELASSAVEFLGLPLPEDEDDPVPAGDLDLLGDLGMHAMDMGVLLDDIDLYPDEMLSDVARRLGFGKLFDDAVGLTSA
- a CDS encoding nucleoside deaminase, with product MRTALDEARAALASGDVPIGAVVLDPDGTPVARGRNVREADHDPTGHAEVVALRAAARARGEWRLEGHTLVVTLEPCTMCAGAAVLSRVERIVFGAWDPKAGAVGSLWDVVRDRRLNHRPEVISGVLAEESAGLLEDFFLTQR
- a CDS encoding VOC family protein produces the protein MDYKIELIPLAVRDVDRSIAFYGDSLGWSVDHDQTVSPTLRFVQVTPPGSACSICFGVGLEMMPAGSSQFIQVVVADADAALAELRERGVGCEGVDDQPWGRFVYFQDPDGNRWALQQVVRPS
- a CDS encoding FMN-binding glutamate synthase family protein, coding for MRKTTLAALPAAALGAVAAHDLLQRRHAILRNFPVVGHARYWLEALGPELRQYIVASNDEERPFSRDQRRWVYASAKLQNNYFGFGTDNDLEHSSGNVIVHHRTFGRSYPTHGAVGQEARLPSAKILGGPRGRRRAFRPASVVNVSGMSFGSLSGNAVEAINRGAAEAGCLHNTGEGAVSPYHRQGADLVFQIGTAYFGCRDDDGRFSLPRLKDLVESAPVRALEIKLSQGAKPGLGGVLPAAKVSAEIAATRGVPAGLDCLSPSRHAEFDDVDSLLDFVELLADETGLPVGIKSAVGDLGFWRDLTEEMAKGQRGVDFVTIDGGEGGTGASPLIFTDAVSLPFRLGFARVYAEFARRGLHEDVTFIGSGKLGLPDNAVVAFALGADLVNVAREAMLAVGCIQAQKCHTGECPTGVATQNPWLAHGLDPVEKSGRVANYVRTLRRDLLKVAETCGVEHPGLIGPHDVEILDNLSDGRLLDEVYGYDPGWGFPSARDRQEIAAIMSATEEPETRTEGPPETAEEGAPGTEHAGDEEPSGD
- a CDS encoding alpha-hydroxy acid oxidase codes for the protein MRFRTPVLSPRGRRLRDALTIEDLRRAARRRTPRAAFDYTDGAADDEISLARARQAFRDVQFNPGVLRDVSSVDTSREVLGARASLPFGIAPTGFTRLMHTEGEVAGATAAAAAGIPFALSTMGTTSIEDVAAAAPSGRHWFQLYMWKDRDRSMALVERAARAGFDALLVTVDVPVAGARLRDVRNGMTIPPTLTPRTVLDAIPRMRWWFDLLTTEPLAFATLDSWSGTVAELLDTMFDPTVTFEDLAWIKEQWPGRLVVKGIQTVDDARRVADLGADAVLLSNHGGRQLDRAPIPFRLLPEVVAAVGQDVEVHLDTGIMSGQDIVAALAHGARFTLVGRAYLYGLMAGGRDGVDRAVEILRSQVERTMRLLGVRSLGDLEPGHVTQLDRLEPRRR
- a CDS encoding CocE/NonD family hydrolase, with protein sequence MNRYAAALVVALSALVAPPAHAASAHATSAAQEAWSPRPEIYPATVTRTDLAVPMSDGVVLRGDLVLPAGADGRAVRGRFPVIVTITAYNKTALSSGGGVAGAPPAYLVQRGYAQLTVDARGTGSSEGQWSAFGARENEDSAEVVEWAHSRKRPWSDGRVGMSGPITARLYTSSVSGDGMLSVSVSDVAPDGTVSRLS